ACGGCAACATCCCTCGGCTTATTCCGCGCATGCCGCCCTTATTGATTTTTTTAACCATGTTTAAAATCTGGGTGTAATTTTTAAGCAGCTTGTTGATATCCTGCACACTGGTGCCGCTTCCTTTGGCAATTCTTTTGCGGCGGCTGCCTTTTATTAGAGCATGTTGACGCCGTTCCTGGGGGGTCATGGAATTGATTATCGCTTCGATCTTGACGAATTCTTTTTCGTCTACATCGAGGTTTTTCAGATGCTTACTTGTGCTCATCCCGGGTATCATGCTGATAAGGTCCGATAAAGACCCCATCTTTCGTATCTGAACCATTTGGTCACGAAAATCTTCGAGCGTAAATTCACTTTTTCTGAGCTTTTTTTCGAGTTCGGCCGCTTTTTTTTCGTCGACCACCGCCTGGGCCTTTTCGATCATGGTCAGGACGTCCCCCATTCCCAAGATTCTTGAGGCCATCCTGTCCGGATGAAAAGGTTCCAGATCACCAAGCTTTTCACCGACCCCGATAAACTTTATCGGTTTATTGGTGATTGACTTGATCGACAGCGCCGCTCCGCCGCGGGCATCACCATCCATCTTGGTCAGGATAACGCCGCCGATGTCAAGGGCGTCGTTAAACGCCCTGGCGATGTTTACAGCATCCTGACCGGTCATGGCATCGGCCACAAGCAGGATGTCGGAAGGCTTGACCGTATCCTTAATGCGGCAAAGCTCGCCCATCAGGG
This window of the Candidatus Desulfatibia profunda genome carries:
- the ffh gene encoding signal recognition particle protein, with translation MFDNLTDKLNAVFKKLKGHGKLTEKNLQEGLREVRMALLEADVHYSVVKNFIADIKERALGQKVMASLTPGQQIIKIVSEELTELMGGRLADLNLAGPFPPSIMLVGLQGSGKTTTAGKLAVLMRKNGRKPYLVPADVYRPAAIEQLQKLGQQLAVPVFPSSVEMDPVQICEQARTNAHKEGLDTLLLDTAGRLHIDEALMGELCRIKDTVKPSDILLVADAMTGQDAVNIARAFNDALDIGGVILTKMDGDARGGAALSIKSITNKPIKFIGVGEKLGDLEPFHPDRMASRILGMGDVLTMIEKAQAVVDEKKAAELEKKLRKSEFTLEDFRDQMVQIRKMGSLSDLISMIPGMSTSKHLKNLDVDEKEFVKIEAIINSMTPQERRQHALIKGSRRKRIAKGSGTSVQDINKLLKNYTQILNMVKKINKGGMRGISRGMLPF